The Papaver somniferum cultivar HN1 chromosome 3, ASM357369v1, whole genome shotgun sequence genome includes a region encoding these proteins:
- the LOC113361921 gene encoding uncharacterized protein LOC113361921, translating to MGRRRNSPVNELFGWIRKQSMKVKIFLGVVTAILSLVGLKYSVKDHNHFFVASEAVHAAGIFVLVYKLITKKTCSGLAKLDPRVEAERDICLLQSELGPESTPVPESVSRCIKF from the exons ATGGGGAGAAGAAGGAATTCACCAGTGAATGAATTGTTTGGATGGATAAGAAAACAATCAATGAAAGTGAAGATATTCTTAGGAGTGGTTACTGCAATATTGTCATTAGTTGGTTTGAAATACTCGGTGAAAGATCATAACCATTTCTTTGTTGCTTCTGAAGCTGTTCATGCTGCTgggatttttgttttggtttataaACTCATCACTAAAAAGACTTGTTCAG GGCTGGCCAAACTTGATCCCCGTGTTGAAGCTGAAAGAGACATCTGCTTACTGCAAAGCGAATTAGGTCCAgagtcaactccagttccagaaTCGGTTTCACGATGTATTAAGTTTTGA
- the LOC113360369 gene encoding uncharacterized protein K02A2.6-like, translating to MRDKTNQKEEKIKLATCNLDGKDLQWYRWLKRTKLVVTWGEFEKAIISRFGITSYEDAGAKLAKIKQSGSYVEYCEEFERLSNLVDNLPEEFLVSCFLSGLKDEVRLETQSHTPINLHDAMAIGRLQDKKVTLRKKSYRIAPKTPSVVNTSRPFNSRAPISSSKPMTETPVVRRLTQAEAEERRKQQLCYNCDEKWHRGHRCKTQTLFLIDKYDNQDEDEGTDEVAIEEESEKEVVEIYMHALDGSLAPQTMRVQGEIKKAKVTILIDSRSTHNFVDSVIPKRMGIKIIKDETFEVLVANGARMTCEGRCLDLDYKLNKYGFKRTFYVLSLGGCDVVLGVQWLETLGPITWDFKHLTMDFKRDGERIRLERDKKNKVKLANINNIQKLLNKESTGFFCKINQCSEAQISQETPGEIQELIEEFGEVFSVPTMLPPMRIHDHRITLQLGSAPINLRPHRALNHATVKDKFPIPVIDELLDELHGALLFSKLDLRSGYHQIRMYEQDIYKTAFRTHDGDYEFLVMSFGLTNAPSTFQHLMNDVFRNQLRKFVLVFFDDILIYSPTSRWKALLLAEFHDSPIAGHAGYLKTVKRLSKLFYWSRLHK from the exons ATGAGggacaaaaccaatcaaaaagagGAG AAAATCAAGTTGGCAACATGTAATTTAGATGGTAAAGATTTACAATGGTATAGGTGGTTGAAGAGAACTAAACTTGTAGTTACTTGGGGAGAATTTGAGAAAGCCATTATTAGTCGTTTCGGTATTACTTCATATGAAGATGCAGGAGCAAAACTCGCTAAAATTAAGCAGTCAGGTTCATATGTAGAATATTGTGAAGAATTTGAACGATTATCAAATTTGGTGGATaatttacctgaagaatttttagTGAGCTGTTTTCTAAGTGGATTAAAAGACGAGGTAAGACTAGAAACTCAATCCCACACTCCTATTAATTTACATGATGCAATGGCAATTGGAAGGTTACAAGATAAGAAGGTAACATTGCGAAAAAAATCATACAGAATAGCACCAAAGACACCTAGTGTTGTTAATACTAGTAGACCTTTTAATTCTAGAGCACCTATATCATCTTCAAAACCGATGACAGAAACTCCAGTTGTTAGAAGATTAACTCAGGCTGAAgctgaagaaagaagaaagcaaCAACTATGTTATAACTGTGATGAAAAGTGGCACCGAGGTCATCGCTGTAAAACTCAGACATTGTTCTTAATTGATAAATATGACAATCAGGATGAAGATGAAGGTACAGATGAAGTTGCTatagaagaagaatctgaaaaagaagtCGTCGAGATTTATATGCATGCACTCGATGGATCATTAGCTCCACAAACCATGCGGGTACAAGGAGAAATTAAGAAGGCTAAAGTTACCATACTTATCGATTCTAGAAGTACCCATAATTTTGTTGATTCTGTGATACCTAAAAGAATGGGAATTAAGATAATTAAAGATGAGACTTTTGAGGTGTTGGTAGCTAATGGTGCTAGaatgacttgtgaaggaagatgttTGGATCTGGATTATAAGTTAAATAAATATGGGTTCAAAAGAACTTTTTATGTATTATCACTTGGGGGATGCGATGTGGTTCTGGGAGTCCAATGGTTAGAAACGTTGGGTCCCATAACTTGGGATTTCAAACATTTAACCATGGATTTTAAGAGAGATGGTGAACGTATTCGACTAGAaagagataagaaaaataaagtaaagttAGCCAACATCAATAACATCCAGAAACTCTTAAATAAGGAATCAACTGGGTTCTTTTGCAAAATCAACCAATGTTCAGAAGCACAAATTAGTCAAGAAACACCAGGGGAGATACAAGAATTAATTGAAGAGTTTGGTGAGGTGTTCTCGGTACCCACGATGCTGCCACCTATGAGAATCCATGATCACCGCATAACGTTACAACTTGGGAGTGCTCCAATCAATTTACGACCTCACAG AGCTTTAAACCATGCTACTGTCAAGGATAAGTTTCCTATTCCAGTCATTGATGAGTTATTAGATGAACTACATGGAGCTTTATTATTTTCGAAGCTAGATTTAAGATCGGGTTATCATCAAATTAGGATGTATGAACAAGATATCTACAAAACAGCTTTTCGAACCCATGATGGAGACTATGAATTCCTAGTGATGTCGTTTGGATTAACTAATGCTCCATCTACATTTCAACATCTTATGAATGATGTGTTCagaaatcaattaagaaaatttgtcttggttttctttgatgatattctgaTCTATAGTCCTACTTCAAGGTGGAAGGCACTACTACTAGCTGAGTTTCATGACTCTCCAATCGCTGGTCATGCCGGATATTTGAAGACAGTAAAACGTTTATCTAAGTTGTTCTACTGGTCTAGATTGCATAAATAG
- the LOC113360368 gene encoding probable serine/threonine-protein kinase SIS8, with amino-acid sequence MVLFGVICSSCDSQPFLETPAPFSSGTNPSSNASSCKGGAQTTTDLHPRQKPSEVISRASNQTVQSKTRTCKRTLKCETQAKLYQPCSLETISSDHRVDGLKKIHQAKLSRGVDDEDEGKAGFSNIIMSRVKGIFLPWERSVQEGLVGKNITHDIFPSLTHEQENALQKSSDPQNQVVKNNLSEASSSSSCSLKPNRTSNVDRSSSSRSSSSSSHHKFNIEVGSLKLAISWEDLTFGEQIGRGSCATVYQGRWCGSDVAIKVFSEIEHSDDLLRSFRQEVLLMKKLRHPNVLLFMGAVTSPRHLCIVTELLPRGSLYQLLRRKTPTPEWKRRVLMALDIARGMNYLHRYKPPIVHRDLKSSNLLVDKNWIVKVGDFGLSRQKHATFLTTKSGKGTPQWMAPEVIRNEPADQKSDVYSFGVILWELATLKIPWDDLNSMQVIAAVGFMDQRIEIPKDTDPQWAYLIESCWHSDPKRRPTFEELLEKLKVLQSLQECVKLGPDDDVQKPCLSLPTLSESCKQATWQYLYLYVSVCALTLVKKKTN; translated from the exons ATGGTGCTTTTTGGGGTTATTTGTTCATCATGTGATTCTCAGCCCTTCCTAGAAACCCCAGCTCCATTTTCTTCTGGAACAAATCCTTCTTCAAACGCCAGCTCTTGTAAAGGTGGTGCACAGACAACAACTGATCTTCATCCTCGGCAAAAACCTTCGGAAGTT ATATCAAGAGCGAGCAACCAGACAGTACAGTCAAAAACTAGAACTTGTAAGAGAACCTTGAAATGTGAAACCCAGGCAAAACTATATCAACCATGTTCGTTAGAAACTATATCCTCTGACCATAGGGTGGATGGCTTAAAGAAAATACACCAGGCAAAACTCTCTCGAGGTGTCGATGATGAGGACGAAGGTAAGGCTGGGTTCAGCAACATAATAATGTCTAGGGTGAAGGGGATATTCTTACCATGGGAAAGAAGTGTGCAAGAGGGGCTGGTAGGTAAGAATATCACCCATGATATCTTTCCCAGCTTGACTCATGAACAAGAAAATGCCTTACAGAAAAGTTCTGATCCACAGAACCAGGTTGTTAAGAACAATCTGAGTGAAGCATCTAGTTCCTCGTCCTGTTCTTTGAAACCTAATCGAACCAGTAACGTAGacagaagtagcagcagcagaagcagcagcagcagttcacATCATAAGTTCAACATTGAAGTGGGCTCTTTAAAGCTTGCTATCTCTTGGGAGGACTTGACATTTGGTGAACAGATAGGACGAG GTTCATGTGCAACTGTGTATCAGGGCCGTTGGTGTGGCTCG GATGTCGCTATAAAGGTGTTTTCCGAAATTGAGCACTcagatgacttgttacgttcttTCAGACAAGAG GTATTACTTATGAAGAAACTCCGGCATCCAAATGTGCTACTCTTTATGGGGGCTGTAACTTCACCGAGGCATCTGTGCATTGTCACTGAGTTACTCCCACG TGGGAGTTTGTATCAGTTGCTTCGACGTAAGACTCCTACACCAGAATGGAAGCGGCGTGTTCTGATGGCTTTGGACATC GCACGAGGTATGAACTACCTTCATCGTTACAAGCCACCTATCGTGCATCGTGATTTAAAATCTTCAAATCTGTTGGTCGACAAAAATTGGATTGTGAAG GTTGGTGATTTTGGTCTTTCACGACAGAAGCATGCGACATTTTTAACTACAAAATCTGGGAAAGGAACG CCACAGTGGATGGCTCCAGAGGTTATCCGGAATGAGCCAGCTGATCAAAA GTCTGATGTATATAGCTTTGGAGTAATATTGTGGGAGCTTGCCACGCTGAAAATCCCTTGGGATGACCTGAACTCAATGCAA GTGATTGCAGCTGTAGGGTTCATGGACCAACGAATTGAGATCCCGAAGGACACAGACCCACAATGGGCATATCTGATCGAGAGTTGCTGGCACAG TGACCCAAAAAGACGGCCAACATTTGAGGAACTGCTTGAAAAGTTGAAAGTTCTGCAGAG CTTGCAGGAATGTGTCAAACTAGGTCCAGATGACGATGTTCAAAAACCATGTTTAAGCCTGCCGACCTTATCTGAAAGTTGTAAGCAAGCAACATGGCAATATTTGTACTTGTATGTTTCTGTGTGTGCATTAACTCTTGTTAAGAAGAAGACAAACTGA